In a genomic window of Mastacembelus armatus chromosome 3, fMasArm1.2, whole genome shotgun sequence:
- the ube2q1 gene encoding ubiquitin-conjugating enzyme E2 Q1, with product MSVSGLKAELKFLESIFDPNHERFRIIDWKPDELSCQFNVTGEKLLIIHCNITESYPSTPPIWFVDSDDPSLAQVLERLEDVRKGSTLLLQQLKKLICDLCRLYNLPQHPDVEMLDQPLPAGPVGQDRKHGTEEVTSEEEEEEEMGEDIEDLDHYEMKEEEPVDGKKSEDDGIEKENLAILEKIRKNQRQDHLNGAVSGSVQASDRLMKELREIYRSQSYKTGIYSVELVNDSLYEWHVKLRTVDPDSPLHSDLQVLKEKEGMDYILLNFSYKDNFPFDPPFVRVVSPVLSGGYVLGGGALCMELLTKQGWSSAYSIESVIMQINATLVKGKARVQFGANKNQYNLARAQQSYKSLVQIHEKNGWYTPPKEDG from the exons ATGTCGGTGTCGGGGCTGAAGGCCGAACTGAAGTTTTTGGAGTCCATTTTTGACCCAAATCACGAACGTTTCAGGATCATTGACTGGAAGCCTGACGAGTTGAGCTGCCAGTTTAATGTAACCGGGGAGAAGCTGCTAATTATACACTGTAATATAACG GAATCGTATCCATCTACACCGCCAATATGGTTTGTGGACTCTGACGACCCGAGCTTGGCGCAAGTTTTGGAGAGGTTGGAAGATGTGAGAAAAGGCAGCACCCTG CTTTTGCAGCAATTGAAGAAACTCATTTGTGACCTTTGTCGGTTGTACAACCTTCCCCAACATCCTGATGTGGAGATGCTGGACCAGCCTCTACCTGCAGGCCCTGTGGGACAAGACCGAAAG CATGGAACAGAGGAGGTCACatctgaagaagaggaggaagaagagatggGAGAG GATATAGAGGATCTTGACCATtatgaaatgaaagaagaggaGCCTGTGGATGGAAAGAAATCTGAGGATGATGGCATTGAGAAGGAGAATCTGGCCATCCTGGAGAAGATCCGAAAGAATCAGAGACAGGACCACTTGAAt ggagctgTGTCTGGTTCAGTGCAAGCCTCTGACCGCCTGATGAAGGAGCTTAGAGAGATCTACAGGTCTCAGAGTTACAAGACAG GAATATATTCGGTCGAACTCGTCAATGACAGCCTGTATGAATGGCACGTCAAACTAAGGAC AGTGGATCCAGATAGCCCTTTACACAGTGACTTACAAGTCCtgaaggaaaaggaaggaatGGATTACATTTTACTAAACTTCTCATATAAA GATAATTTCCCCTTTGATCCACCATTTGTCCGGGTAGTTTCGCCTGTGCTTTCTGGAGG TTATGTTCTTGGAGGAGGTGCTCTGTGCATGGAACTTCTCACCAAACAA GGTTGGAGCAGTGCCTATTCCATTGAGTCTGTCATCATGCAGATCAATGCCACTTTAGTCAAAGGAAAAGCCAGAGTGCAATTTGGAGCCAACAAA AACCAGTACAATCTTGCCAGAGCACAGCAGTCCTACAAATCCCTCGTTCAGATCCATGAAAAGAACG GCTGGTACACACCCCCGAAAGAGGATGGCTAA